From Primulina tabacum isolate GXHZ01 chromosome 2, ASM2559414v2, whole genome shotgun sequence, one genomic window encodes:
- the LOC142530097 gene encoding transcription factor IIIA, whose translation MANEGEAGRGAIFRDIRRYYCEYCGICRSKKSLISRHIMSQHREEIAEKEQNEGDGDGDGKKLNTCGECGGSFLKPAHLKQHMLSHSLERSFTCPIDECHASYRRKDHLTRHLLQHRGKLFECPVEGCKIRFTVQDNMKRHVKEFHDDSDCYSADIKNPKEYACPEIGCCKVFKYLSKLRKHENSHVKLDSVEALCSEPGCMKYFSNEHCLKEHLRSCHQYIFCDKCGTNQLKKNIKRHLRMHEGVCTEQIKCSFSGCASSFSTRSNLNQHVKAVHMELKPFTCSIPGCDMKFAFKHVRDNHEKCGCHVFIPGNFEESDEQFRSRPRGGRKRKYPIVETLLNKRVVAPPY comes from the exons ATGGCGAATGAAGGCGAGGCAGGGCGAGGGGCGATATTCAGAGATATTAGGAGATATTACTGCGAGTATTGTGGGATTTGCCGGTCCAAGAAATCTCTCATCTCTCGTCACATCATGTCTCAGCACCGG GAAGAGATTGCGGAGAAGGAGCAAAACGAGGGAGATGGAGATGGAGATGGAAAGAAACTGAACACTTGTGGTGAATGCGGCGGTAGTTTCCTTAAGCCTGCACATTTGAAGCAGCATATGTTAAGCCACTCTCTTGAA AGATCTTTTACATGTCCAATAGATGAATGCCACGCCAGCTATAGAAGAAAGGACCACTTGACCAGACATCTGCTTCAACATCGAGGAAAATTGTTTGAGTGTCCCGTGGAGGGCTGTAAAATCAGATTTACTGTGCAGGATAATATGAAGCGGCACGTGAAAGAGTTTCATGATGATTCTGATTGTTATTCTGCTGACATTAAGAACCCAAAAGAATATGCATGTCCAGAAATTGGATGTTGCAAGGTGTTTAAATATCTGTCCAAATTACGCAAACACGAAAATTCCCATG TGAAACTGGATTCAGTGGAGGCTTTGTGTTCAGAACCAGGATGcatgaaatatttctcaaatgaGCATTGCCTCAAGGAACATCTTCGGTCCTGCCATCAATacatattttgtgataaatgTGGGACCAATCAGCTCAAGAAGAACATAAAACGCCATCTTCGCATGCATGAAGGGGTTTGCACAGAACAAATCAAGTGCAGTTTCAGTGGTTGCGCTAGCTCATTCTCTACT AGATCAAATCTCAATCAGCATGTAAAAGCTGTTCACATGGAGCTCAAACCATTTACATGTAGCATCCCTGGTTGTGACATGAAATTTGCCTTCAAACACGTGAGGGATAACCACGAAAAATGTGGGTGTCACGTTTTTATTCCT GGTAATTTTGAGGAGTCAGATGAACAATTCCGATCCAGACCCAGAGGTGGAAGGAAAAGGAAGTATCCAATAGTTGAGACTTTATTGAACAAAAGAGTGGTTGCACCCCCGTATTGA